A single window of Streptomyces sp. NBC_00464 DNA harbors:
- a CDS encoding DUF6333 family protein translates to MTENSFWTCPPQAQVRGSGQYTVTLVLPPFADDATELPPNDPEAAREFAASFGTVDAVLEYGGERNISDGFALTTRDDLEWIQVGVWGNVIGIADPALADEGNSWPVLEQVGNLAKRFPGAKIVGAATVDCGAVHEEAAWVVPGFEPVHSEGWPDGDGMPPWTLEGDPGAVLEACGVTARTAKDADVPYDPEDPAATYWGGLGELVLGARHPWRRPQVRTSAFRVRHTHAATDLMEEVWIPG, encoded by the coding sequence ATGACGGAGAACAGCTTCTGGACGTGCCCGCCGCAGGCGCAGGTACGGGGGTCGGGTCAGTACACGGTCACGCTGGTGCTGCCGCCGTTCGCGGATGATGCGACAGAACTGCCGCCCAACGACCCCGAGGCCGCACGGGAGTTCGCCGCGTCCTTCGGGACGGTCGACGCGGTGCTGGAGTACGGCGGCGAGCGGAACATCAGCGACGGCTTCGCCCTGACGACCCGTGACGACCTGGAGTGGATCCAGGTCGGGGTGTGGGGGAACGTGATCGGCATCGCGGATCCCGCCCTGGCCGACGAGGGGAACTCCTGGCCGGTCCTGGAGCAGGTCGGGAACCTCGCGAAACGCTTCCCGGGCGCGAAGATCGTCGGTGCGGCAACGGTCGACTGCGGGGCGGTCCACGAGGAGGCCGCGTGGGTGGTGCCCGGCTTCGAGCCGGTGCACTCCGAGGGCTGGCCGGACGGGGACGGGATGCCGCCGTGGACGCTGGAGGGTGACCCGGGCGCCGTTCTGGAGGCCTGCGGGGTGACGGCGCGGACGGCGAAGGATGCCGATGTCCCGTACGACCCGGAGGACCCGGCGGCCACCTACTGGGGCGGCCTCGGGGAACTGGTCCTCGGCGCCCGACACCCCTGGCGCCGGCCGCAGGTGCGGACATCGGCGTTCCGCGTCCGCCACACCCACGCCGCCACGGATTTGATGGAAGAGGTCTGGATCCCCGGCTGA
- a CDS encoding LPXTG cell wall anchor domain-containing protein, translated as MTHLIRLPRRRVWARGILALACASVMAMTGLPSLGSAEAAPAPLKPGQRCDELFGLKGTPTKSLPVRDDTRAKNLWDQYDYVNPGMEFDGLNPTQKELDAAGKNYKQYPHTDPRRIYARFNAQKAWKNFDDYLTKQYIPNQGNDPRGDAFEKKVVKEMGLTGPDWICQKEVYFSERDPNTGKIVRYRRVLDAYNKQTREIVEMKSNGKPDKTQKPADKAWARHKGWKSYKYTFVFGEPQKSEARTFMKEMKDAAGKDAAGRDRAKSYNFHSDHKPQAPKRAENGPYRRSDPFLSNGAGKNAGSRGGGNTVIKQSPPTPQTLKEQLDRVKANDPMGRMPKGPGGIDFSTLDLRYIGKPVKGEGLNYAFSAKQVDDEYAAGWGGQEKAQLISDAFFTWLALTPDKFWVNLNPDEPDRVMDARFGKTDAGRVLLEADLQMKHDFFKAMDPKTDLGKRFWASLPKVDGRPCFTGIRNWIEPKTASVREQDGGIHILDAPLKLKSTPQDFTTDPGGEQICNPTKAERDEAQRVIDRMIVPEVEEIINEAPQYADLRRVYTARVAAEYIRQQDAKSPTDYHKVINSNDVAKWPLRAPHQDWDKNELFQEYRKIFLNGEFEYDVDTDEGVMVYIVGGVDFSKQPKRNMDPMRFRAEHPYRPRTAQFAVGQVTDDADKDGFVMLGGNTAGNVPGDAEDPTPTPTPTPTDKPTGKPTDTPSTPAPSGTPGGNDDRPTPPARDPEGDLAHTGSDTPIGLFIGIAAVLAAAGGGLMWWMRRRRAGQA; from the coding sequence ATGACCCACCTCATACGACTGCCGCGCCGGCGTGTCTGGGCCCGCGGCATTCTCGCCCTGGCCTGCGCTTCTGTCATGGCTATGACGGGCCTGCCTTCTCTCGGCAGTGCGGAGGCCGCGCCTGCTCCGCTCAAGCCCGGCCAGCGCTGCGACGAGCTGTTCGGCCTCAAGGGCACTCCCACGAAGAGCCTTCCCGTGCGTGACGACACCCGCGCGAAGAACCTGTGGGACCAGTACGACTACGTGAACCCCGGCATGGAGTTCGACGGGCTCAACCCCACGCAGAAGGAACTCGATGCCGCGGGCAAGAACTACAAGCAGTACCCGCACACCGATCCACGCCGCATCTACGCCCGCTTCAACGCCCAGAAGGCGTGGAAGAACTTCGACGACTACCTGACCAAGCAGTACATCCCGAACCAGGGCAACGACCCGCGCGGCGACGCGTTCGAGAAGAAGGTCGTCAAGGAGATGGGCCTGACCGGCCCCGACTGGATCTGCCAGAAGGAGGTGTACTTCAGCGAGCGTGACCCCAACACCGGGAAAATCGTTCGGTACAGGCGGGTCCTGGACGCCTACAACAAGCAGACCCGCGAGATCGTGGAGATGAAGTCCAACGGCAAGCCGGACAAGACCCAGAAGCCGGCCGACAAGGCGTGGGCCCGTCACAAGGGCTGGAAGTCATACAAGTACACCTTCGTCTTCGGCGAGCCGCAGAAGAGCGAGGCCCGCACGTTCATGAAGGAGATGAAGGACGCGGCCGGCAAGGACGCGGCGGGCCGTGACCGGGCGAAGTCGTACAACTTCCACTCCGACCACAAGCCGCAGGCGCCGAAGCGGGCCGAGAACGGCCCCTACCGGCGCAGTGACCCGTTCCTGTCCAACGGCGCGGGGAAGAACGCCGGTTCCCGCGGTGGCGGCAACACCGTGATCAAGCAGTCGCCGCCCACGCCGCAGACCCTCAAGGAACAGCTCGACCGCGTCAAGGCGAACGACCCCATGGGCCGGATGCCCAAGGGGCCCGGTGGGATCGACTTCTCCACCCTGGACCTGCGCTACATTGGCAAGCCCGTCAAGGGCGAGGGCCTGAACTACGCGTTCTCCGCGAAGCAGGTCGACGACGAGTACGCGGCCGGCTGGGGCGGCCAGGAGAAGGCCCAGCTCATCTCGGACGCGTTCTTCACCTGGCTCGCGCTCACCCCGGACAAGTTCTGGGTGAACCTGAACCCGGACGAGCCCGACCGGGTCATGGACGCCCGGTTCGGGAAGACCGACGCCGGGCGGGTCCTCCTCGAAGCCGATCTCCAGATGAAGCACGACTTCTTCAAGGCGATGGACCCCAAGACGGACCTCGGCAAGCGGTTCTGGGCGTCCCTGCCCAAGGTGGACGGCCGGCCGTGCTTCACCGGGATCCGCAACTGGATCGAGCCGAAGACCGCGTCGGTGCGTGAGCAGGACGGCGGCATCCACATCCTCGACGCCCCCCTGAAGCTGAAGTCCACTCCGCAGGACTTCACCACCGATCCGGGCGGCGAGCAGATCTGCAACCCGACGAAGGCCGAGCGCGACGAGGCACAGCGGGTCATCGACCGGATGATCGTCCCCGAGGTCGAGGAGATCATCAACGAGGCTCCGCAGTACGCGGATCTGCGCCGCGTCTACACCGCACGCGTCGCCGCCGAGTACATCCGCCAGCAGGACGCCAAGTCGCCCACCGACTATCACAAGGTCATCAACAGCAACGACGTGGCCAAGTGGCCGCTGCGCGCACCCCACCAGGACTGGGACAAGAACGAGCTGTTCCAGGAGTACCGGAAGATCTTCCTCAACGGTGAGTTCGAGTACGACGTGGACACCGACGAGGGCGTGATGGTCTACATCGTGGGCGGCGTCGACTTCTCCAAGCAGCCCAAGCGCAACATGGACCCGATGCGCTTCCGCGCCGAGCACCCGTACAGGCCCCGCACCGCGCAGTTCGCGGTCGGGCAGGTGACCGACGACGCGGACAAGGACGGCTTCGTGATGCTCGGCGGGAACACCGCCGGCAACGTCCCCGGCGACGCCGAGGACCCGACCCCCACCCCGACGCCCACGCCGACGGACAAGCCCACCGGCAAGCCGACCGACACCCCGTCGACCCCGGCGCCCTCCGGTACGCCGGGCGGCAACGACGACCGGCCCACCCCGCCGGCCAGGGACCCCGAGGGCGACCTGGCCCACACGGGCTCCGACACCCCCATCGGCCTCTTCATCGGCATCGCCGCCGTGCTCGCGGCAGCCGGGGGAGGGCTGATGTGGTGGATGCGCCGGCGCAGGGCAGGACAGGCCTGA
- a CDS encoding YciI family protein — MEFLCYHRDRPGSMALRDELLEEHWTYMDGYAKEMIARGPTLVGDTPTGSVHIVDVPDPAAARAFAFDEPGYQAGVYRDVLLRRWRNALGRTMWDFPGGPTDGNRYLVLGVGAGGGHAVDLEVPPGRDELIAYGPLLSDDGATWLGTAALVRAPDPDAARGILTQGRYADIEVHNWQFGGRSS, encoded by the coding sequence ATGGAGTTTCTCTGCTACCACCGCGACCGGCCTGGTTCCATGGCGCTGCGTGACGAACTGCTGGAAGAGCACTGGACATACATGGACGGGTACGCGAAGGAGATGATCGCCCGGGGGCCGACCCTCGTCGGCGACACACCCACCGGCAGCGTGCACATCGTCGACGTGCCCGATCCGGCCGCCGCCCGCGCGTTCGCCTTCGACGAACCCGGTTACCAGGCCGGTGTCTACCGCGACGTGCTGCTGCGCCGCTGGCGCAACGCGCTGGGCCGCACCATGTGGGACTTCCCCGGCGGCCCGACCGACGGCAACCGCTATCTGGTGCTCGGCGTCGGCGCCGGGGGCGGGCACGCCGTCGACCTTGAGGTGCCGCCGGGCAGGGACGAGCTGATCGCTTACGGGCCGCTGCTGTCCGACGACGGCGCCACCTGGCTGGGCACGGCGGCGCTGGTCCGGGCCCCGGACCCGGACGCGGCCCGCGGCATCCTGACCCAGGGCCGCTACGCCGACATCGAGGTCCACAACTGGCAGTTCGGCGGCCGCTCGTCCTGA